GAGGTAATCGCCATAGGTTGCGTCTTGCAGTTTGCCGCCGATGATCACGGCTTCCTTGGCGATGTGTTTGGGGGGTACCAGGTCGAAGGTCAGGTTGGTAAAGGGGCTTTGTCCTCCCCATCGGGAGGTGGTGTTCAGGTTGAACACGAATTTCTGCATGGCCTGCCGGACTTGTTCGTAGGTCAGTCCGTCCTCGCGGATGAAGGGGGCGAGGTAGGTGTCCACGTTATTGAAGGCCTGTGCGCCGGCCCACTCATTTTGGAGCGTGCCGAGAAAGTTGACCATTTGTCCGAGAACGGAGTCGAAATGCTTGGCGGGTCCGGCCGAGGAGCGGCCTTCGAGGTTGAAGCCTTCCAGGAGCAGGTCACGCAGGCTCCATCCCGCACAATATCCGGCCAATCCAAAGGAAAGGTCATGGATGTGGAAGTAGCCGTGCTCGTGGGCGAGGCGTACTTCCTCGGGGTATTTTTCCAGGGCGTAGCGGGCCTGCACCGTACCGGAGAGGTGGAGCATGAGTCCCTGAAAGGAGTGGGTCATGTTGGCGTTTTCACTCACGCGCCAATCGGCTTTTCCAAGATATTCGTCGATGGTTTCGCGAATATCAAGGTAGGCCTGTTTTTGCTCGCGCAGTTGCCGCCGTTTTTCACGGTAGAGCACGTACCGCCGGGCCACGTCGTATTGGCGCGACTCCATGAGTACGCGTTCGACCATGTCCTGCACATGTTCCTGTTCGGGAATGGTCACGCCGTGAAGCTTGGTCTCGACTTTTCGGGCGAGGCGTTTGGAGAGAATGGGATCCTTGATTCCGCTGGCGCTCAGCGCCTTGAAGATGGCGTGGGCGATGCGGTCAGTTGACCACGTTTCCAACCGTCCGTCTCTCTTCATTATCTGCGACGGCATGCTTCCTCCTGGGGGGCACGAATTCTTGCACTTTGAGTTCGAAGCCGCGCGGCAGGAGCGTGCGGACTTCATCCATGTCCATGTTGTTGAGGGCGGGCACGCGGGTAGTGCGGAAGTAGAAGGCTTCCGGATTTTGCGCGGCCAGTTGGAAGATGGATTCCACGTTGTTCTGGGCCGTCTCCGCGTCCACGGCGTTGCCGGTGAGTTGCGGATATTTGGCGTACGGGCCTTTCACGTCCACGGCGAACACGTCCACCAGGTCTTCGTGGAGCAGGTCGCGGACCACGTCGGGGCGCATGGCGTTGGTATCGAGCTTGACGCGCATGCCGCGTTGCTTGATTTCCAGGAGCAGTTCGGCCAGCCCGGGTACGTGGGTGGGTTCGCCGCCGGTGACGGTGACGCCGTCGAGCCATTTTTTCCGCTGGTCGAGATAGGCGCGTATCGCCCATTGGGGAATGAGGGGGACGCGCTCCATGTTCCAGGCCAGTTCAAAGTTGTGGCAGGTGGGACAGAGCAGGTTGCATCCGCCCAGGAAGATCACGCAACAAGGCACGCCGGGCCAGTCGCATAGGCTGAAGCGTTCCAGGCCGCGAACGTGATTCCAAACTCCGGTAGGTTTTTGCATGTCTCTCATTGGTCTTTGGGTTTGATTCGGTTTGCCGATGGTTGTTCCGCGCCTGGCGCGAAGTCGTTGTGCCGTGTTTCCGGAATGGTTCCGGTCGGTGCCGAATTCGTGTTCGACAGCGGAAAAATCAAGCGCGGCAAACGTGCTGTGCGGCGTGTGCGCCGCTCGGAAGAGTCATAGCGCAACGTCGATTTTCTGTACAGGGGGGCGGGTTGATTTTTTGGAATACTTTGTCGCGTATACCCGTTTTAAGATGATTATACGCTGTTAGAAAAAGTCTAGAAAAGTTTTCCACAATACTGTGATCAATTCGGATGTGAAAATACAGCATCTTTTCTAGAAAGAGTTTAGAAGTTTTTTTTCACATTGAAAAAGGGGCGCCCGGCAGGCTGGGTGGGGAGCGGAAGGAACCGGCGAATGCCGGAATCCCGATGATATCAAAGGTGTTTTTGAAACGCGAGAACTGTTTTCCCATACGTGCTGTTTTTGTTTATAATATATTTATATAGTTAGTTTTTGTTGTTTGGCTGGCTGTGGACATCTGCCTCGGATAGATGTTGAAAAAAAATTCCTACTGAACAGATTGTACATAACCGCGTGTTCCCCCCGATCCCCTTTGCAAATCCGCCAAAAGCAGGTATTTCGGAGCTGGAGCGCGTTTTTGCCGAAAAGACGTGCGCAGGAGGTTTGATTTTGACTGAAGAGGAACTCAAGGAAAAAGGGTACACCCGGTTTCTGGGTACGGTCCACGCCGTGGTGTACGACTATTTTCAATGCGCGACCCCGCGCAAGGCCCGCTGGTATCACAAGGACGGCGTTTATGTGTGCCGTGGGTGCTCCCTGGGCTGTGAAACCGATGACCCCGAAGGCTTTCAGGCCTTTCTCCTTTCATGATTATGAAGCCGATGCCCCTGGTTCCCCCTGCTGTTGTTGCCTGGCCGCTGCTCGGCGTGCTGGTTTTGGTGTTTGCCTTTTTCCAGCCTGCGCCGGCCCTGGCCCAGGATCGTCAGACACGCGACATCTGTCTTTGTCGCCAGGTCATCGCCCGCACCCTGTGCAAGCGGCCCGACGAGGTGGAGTTCATCGACCGGTACATGGATGATGCCACCTACTCCTTTACCGTGTTTTACGCCAAAAAACCGGAACGCTTCATCTGCAACGTGTCCGGTAACGAAGTGCGCATCAAGGGCAAGGCCTGGTCGCCGCTGTTGCGGACCGTGCGGGTCACCCCGTCCACACAGGGGGAAGGGGACTGCATGGATCTTGATTATTTTGTGCCGGAATGCCCCAGAGGACCGGTGCGCTGCTGCGAACCGCGTCGGGCTGAGGATGTGGAGCGCGAAAAGGAACTGGATTTCTGGAATCGGCCCATACCGGATTTGCTGGAGGACGAGTTG
The Paucidesulfovibrio gracilis DSM 16080 DNA segment above includes these coding regions:
- a CDS encoding anaerobic ribonucleoside-triphosphate reductase activating protein; translation: MQKPTGVWNHVRGLERFSLCDWPGVPCCVIFLGGCNLLCPTCHNFELAWNMERVPLIPQWAIRAYLDQRKKWLDGVTVTGGEPTHVPGLAELLLEIKQRGMRVKLDTNAMRPDVVRDLLHEDLVDVFAVDVKGPYAKYPQLTGNAVDAETAQNNVESIFQLAAQNPEAFYFRTTRVPALNNMDMDEVRTLLPRGFELKVQEFVPPRRKHAVADNEERRTVGNVVN
- a CDS encoding DNA-binding protein; the encoded protein is MTEEELKEKGYTRFLGTVHAVVYDYFQCATPRKARWYHKDGVYVCRGCSLGCETDDPEGFQAFLLS